A single region of the Nocardioides ochotonae genome encodes:
- a CDS encoding response regulator: MRIVVADDSFLLREGLQLLLAEAGHEVVAAVADGPAFVDAVLEHRPELAIVDVRMPPTHTDEGLRAAVEVRRAWPAARVLVLSQYVEVSYADELLAAGEGGVGYLLKDRVGDLDTFLADLDQVAGGGTALDPQVVRQLMGRHRDPLAALTPREREVLALMAEGRSNAAIAEAMVVTGGAVEKHTQRIFAKLGLRPDDDAAHRRVSAVLRYLRSSG, from the coding sequence ATGAGGATCGTCGTCGCCGACGACTCGTTCCTGCTGCGCGAGGGGCTCCAGCTGCTGCTCGCGGAGGCCGGGCACGAGGTCGTCGCCGCGGTCGCCGACGGGCCGGCGTTCGTCGACGCGGTGCTCGAGCACCGTCCCGAGCTCGCGATCGTGGACGTGCGGATGCCGCCCACCCACACCGACGAGGGGCTCCGCGCGGCCGTCGAGGTGCGCCGCGCCTGGCCGGCGGCGCGGGTCCTGGTCCTCTCGCAGTACGTCGAGGTCTCCTACGCCGACGAGCTGCTCGCCGCCGGCGAGGGCGGGGTGGGCTACCTGCTCAAGGACCGGGTGGGCGACCTGGACACGTTCCTGGCCGACCTGGACCAGGTGGCCGGCGGCGGGACCGCGCTTGACCCGCAGGTGGTGCGCCAGCTGATGGGCCGCCACCGCGACCCGCTCGCGGCGCTCACCCCGCGCGAGCGCGAGGTGCTGGCGCTGATGGCCGAGGGGCGCTCCAACGCCGCGATCGCGGAGGCGATGGTGGTGACCGGAGGAGCGGTGGAGAAGCACACCCAGCGGATCTTCGCCAAGCTCGGGCTGCGCCCCGACGACGACGCGGCCCACCGCCGGGTGTCGGCGGTGCTGCGCTACCTGCGCTCGTCGGGGTAG
- a CDS encoding Gfo/Idh/MocA family protein — MTATPRPVRWGILATGKIAHSFARDLLLVPGAELVAVGSRRPESARAFAAAYDVPAAYGSYAELVADPAVEVVYVASPHALHLEHARLAFEAGKHVLCEKPLTLSRAEGEELVRLARQHDRFLMEAMWTATHPVVRQLVGDVHAGRFGTPRQLTAELGFPVEVPPEDRMLNPDLGGGALLDMGVYPLTFAHLLLGEAEQLLGVATLSPAGIDLDVAISGRYPGGAVATMSASMTSWSSRTAAVATDLGRLVVEDFHHPTAARFVPYAGGDGSALGEEVVLTGTEPVIGRGYGNEAAEVGRCVREGLRESPLVPHAQTLAVLGQLDDLRTQIGVVYPDERR; from the coding sequence ATGACGGCCACCCCCCGACCCGTGCGCTGGGGCATCCTCGCCACCGGCAAGATCGCCCACTCCTTCGCCCGCGACCTGCTGCTGGTGCCCGGAGCCGAGCTGGTCGCGGTCGGCTCACGGCGCCCGGAGTCCGCGCGCGCCTTCGCCGCGGCGTACGACGTGCCGGCGGCGTACGGCTCCTACGCCGAGCTGGTCGCGGACCCGGCCGTCGAGGTCGTGTACGTCGCCAGCCCGCACGCGCTGCACCTGGAGCACGCGCGCCTCGCCTTCGAGGCCGGCAAGCACGTGCTGTGTGAGAAGCCGCTGACGCTCTCGCGTGCCGAGGGCGAGGAGCTGGTGCGGCTGGCGCGCCAGCACGACCGCTTCCTCATGGAGGCCATGTGGACCGCCACCCACCCGGTCGTGCGCCAGCTCGTCGGCGACGTCCACGCCGGACGCTTCGGCACCCCGCGCCAGCTCACCGCCGAGCTCGGCTTCCCCGTCGAGGTGCCGCCGGAGGACCGGATGCTCAACCCCGACCTGGGCGGCGGCGCGCTGCTCGACATGGGCGTCTACCCGCTCACCTTCGCCCACCTGCTGCTCGGTGAGGCCGAACAGCTGCTCGGCGTCGCGACGCTCTCCCCCGCCGGCATCGACCTCGACGTGGCGATCAGCGGGCGCTATCCCGGCGGCGCGGTCGCGACGATGAGCGCCTCGATGACGTCGTGGTCCTCGCGCACCGCGGCCGTGGCCACCGACCTCGGCCGTCTCGTCGTCGAGGACTTCCACCACCCCACCGCTGCGCGGTTCGTGCCGTACGCCGGGGGCGACGGCTCCGCGCTCGGCGAGGAGGTGGTGCTCACCGGCACCGAGCCGGTGATCGGGCGCGGCTACGGCAACGAGGCCGCCGAGGTGGGCCGCTGCGTGCGCGAGGGCCTGCGCGAGAGCCCGCTGGTCCCGCACGCCCAGACCCTGGCCGTCCTCGGCCAGCTCGACGACCTGCGCACCCAGATCGGGGTGGTCTACCCCGACGAGCGCAGGTAG
- a CDS encoding DUF3263 domain-containing protein yields the protein MDAANALHDAADDTPSGLSDRDTRILAFERQWWKYAGAKETAVREEFDMSSTRYYQVLNALIDRPEALEADPLLVRRLRRLRAARQRQRSARRLGFEV from the coding sequence ATGGATGCCGCGAACGCACTCCACGACGCAGCGGACGACACCCCGTCCGGTCTGAGCGACCGCGACACCCGGATCCTCGCCTTCGAGCGCCAGTGGTGGAAGTACGCCGGCGCCAAGGAGACGGCGGTCCGCGAGGAGTTCGACATGAGCTCCACGCGCTACTACCAGGTGCTCAACGCACTGATCGACCGTCCCGAGGCCCTCGAGGCCGACCCCCTGCTGGTGCGCCGCCTGCGCCGTCTGCGCGCCGCCCGCCAGCGCCAGCGCTCCGCGCGCCGCCTCGGCTTCGAGGTCT